The proteins below are encoded in one region of Danio rerio strain Tuebingen ecotype United States chromosome 12, GRCz12tu, whole genome shotgun sequence:
- the nrap gene encoding nebulin-related-anchoring protein — MNVQKCARCGFVVYPAEKVNLIGQNWHKACFHCEVCKMVLTANNYVSHQKRPYCQVHNPKNNTFTSVYETPVNINAKKQSEAVSENKYKEEGERFMSTFHYDMRSKEIEQARKASQLASQQGYQTEFVGQQSFYSGSVTSQEIVRVSQTQKTISDVEYKRGHETRMLQFTSVADSPEVLHAKTGVSLASDVKYTEEYEQSKGKGSFPAMITPGYEMAKKANTLASNLEYKKGHEERVSKYTTVTDTPDVLLAKTQGKIVSDHVYTEGYEQQRGKGSFPAHFTPGYQVAKKAGDMASKVKYQQKYEQEIKGKASTEAGAAEFALAKENAEHFSQHAYTEEYEQQRGKGSFPAMITPGYQMAKKAHDIASDLKYKKDFNKMKGSSAYHTLTTEDNLALKSARKINKLMSEVEYKKDLETTKGHSINYCETPQFKNVSKIAKYTSDNKYKENYTNHMKGHYEGGGIDKKTMHAMNVRKLASDISYKSEYEQEKNVQGEYNYPANITPSYQSQKKLEPLKDKNYRQHIDKLKFSQVTDTPEIVQARINAHQLSDLNYKANYEKTKTQYTLSQDMPELKKAKANAELVSDIKYKEDWEKNKSKACEIGLDTLTLKAAKASRDLASDIKYKESYTKNKDKAIGMDVSDSKTLHSLQVAKLSSEVAYKKDSKETQSKCHLPQDMVNLSHAKKAQALASDLEYRKKLHDYTLLSDDMKVQQAKKAYKLQSDNQYRSDLNWMKGVGWEADGCLDVEQAKKAGELFSEKKYRQKVDMVKFTQVADTPSIMHAKKSQELQSGLAYKAGTEQTMHQYTISKDEPLFKQAKANAELLSEKTYKSSWDEQREKGFELGLDTLSILSAKATRDLASDVKYKQKYEMTKGKMIGVKTVADDSQMAHSTHATKLHSDLNYKKQYEDTKTKHSASLDMLTLTHAKKAQELATETNYKTFLHKYTILPSDMKLEWAKKAYGLQSDKKYRSDLNWMKGVGWETTGSLDIRQARKATDLASEKKYRQDVSALKFTSVEDTPEMVQAKISSKLVLDRLYREKGENEMHKYTMIGDIPEHVQAKLNAINLSESHYKESWKKIRDGGYKLRLDAIPFQAAKSSAEILSDQKYKAQFEKTKGKMIGLKGLQDDINMAHSVHASSIQSDLKYKKGSSEVHSQFHLPMDMLDVIHAKKAQSLVSDQDYRHTLHKYTTLPDDLKVQAAKRAYELQSEKIYRSDLNYLRGAAWIATGALQIEGSRRATDLISEKKYRQQPYSFKHTSVTDSPDMVHAKTSNKITNERLYKEKGENFRHNYTITAERPEITQAKINAANFSDVKYKESWNVLRAQGYKLTMKDIPFQAAKASTSIASDVQYKHSHALEKGKHIGVRSILEDSHLMHCLEMGRLQSDQHYRKDAMCTSGQYQLPLDMVNLVHAKKAQALASDQDYKTQIHSYTVLPDDIKVQWAKKAYELQSQNVYKSDLNFMKGVAWDSVGAPQLESAKKAGELISDKKYRQNPDSLKFTQVADSPDIIHAKNSYMQCSERMYKSGDSDSMHKYTLHADHPDFIRARINAQQISDKVYKTSGEQVKSAGYDLRLDAIPFQTAKASREIASDFRYKEAFVKDKGHQVGLLSVEDDPKMRHSLAVGKLQSNNEYKKQFKETRSQFKINADLPEFQHAKKSQAQLSNINYRQQLHDYTCDPNQLNVKHAKQAYQLQSDVNYKSDLNWIKGVGWTPPGSLKVEMARRAAELGLAEGVTTDEAIAQYQQLMMLQRQQEFQDQHDSTTEQTETTMETQQPGVNPDAMEILHVKRKKTIHTTFKQAKTTKSITSQSVASHSTTSQSITNQSTKKQSIMSQSHAGESAARHMSENRAITEQADAKAGTM, encoded by the exons ATGAATGTTCAGAAGTGCGCCAGGTGTGGGTTTGTGGTATACCCAGCAGAGAAGGTCAATCTTATTGGTCAG AACTGGCACAAAGCATGTTTTCACTGCGAGGTTTGTAAGATGGTTCTGACTGCCAATAATTATGTGAGCCATCAGAAAAGACCATACTGCCAAGT GCATAACCCAAAGAACAACACTTTTACAAGTGTTTATGAGACACCAGTCAACATCAATGCAAAGAAGCAATCAGAGGCGGTCAGTGAG AATAAGTATAAGGAAGAAGGGGAGCGTTTTATGTCCACGTTCCACTATGATATGAGATCCAAAGAAATCGAGCAAGCTCGTAAGGCCAGCCAGCTTGCCAGTCAG CAAGGTTACCAAACTGAATTTGTGGGCCAGCAGTCATTTTACTCAGGCAGTGTGACGAGCCAGGAGATTGTACGTGTGTCCCAAACACAGAAGACCATTAGTGAC GTGGAATATAAACGAGGCCATGAAACGCGCATGTTGCAGTTTACTTCTGTTGCAGACTCACCTGAGGTGTTGCATGCCAAGACTGGAGTCTCATTGGCCAGTGAT GTGAAATACACAGAAGAATATGAGCAGTCTAAAGGAAAAGGCAGTTTCCCAGCCATGATCACCCCAGGATATGAAATGGCAAAAAAAGCCAATACACTGGCTAGCAAT TTGGAGTACAAGAAAGGCCATGAAGAACGAGTATCAAAATACACGACTGTGACAGATACTCCTGACGTACTTCTAGCTAAAACTCAAGGGAAGATCGTCAGTGAT CATGTCTACACTGAGGGCTATGAACAGCAGAGGGGCAAAGGCAGTTTCCCTGCCCACTTCACTCCAGGATACCAGGTGGCCAAAAAAGCAGGAGACATGGCCAGCAAA GTAAAATATCAACAGAAATACGAGCAGGAGATTAAAGGCAAGGCCAGCACTGAAGCAGGAGCTGCTGAATTTGCTTTGGCCAAAGAAAACGCAGAGCACTTCAGCCAG CATGCCTATACTGAAGAATATGAACAGCAGAGAGGCAAAGGGAGCTTTCCTGCTATGATTACCCCTGGATACCAGATGGCCAAGAAAGCACATGACATCGCCAGTGAT CTGAAATACAAGAAGGATTTCAACAAGATGAAGGGATCTTCTGCATACCACACTCTAACCACCGAAGACAACCTGGCTCTGAAGAGCGCACGCAAAATCAACAAGCTTATGAGCGAG GTTGAATACAAGAAGGACCTTGAAACCACCAAAGGCCACAGCATCAACTACTGCGAGACGCCACAGTTCAAGAATGTGTCAAAGATCGCCAAGTATACTAGTGAT AATAAATATAAAGAGAATTACACCAATCACATGAAGGGTCACTATGAAGGGGGCGGCATCGACAAGAAGACCATGCATGCCATGAATGTCAGAAAGCTTGCCAGTGAT ATTTCCTACAAATCAGAATATGAACAAGAGAAGAATGTGCAGGGTGAGTACAACTATCCCGCCAACATCACCCCGTCCTATCAGTCACAGAAAAAACTGGAGCCGCTCAAAGAT AAAAACTACAGGCAGCATATCGACAAGCTGAAGTTCAGCCAGGTTACAGACACTCCAGAAATTGTGCAAGCCAGAATCAATGCCCATCAGCTCAGCGAC CTGAACTACAAAGCCAACTATGAGAAGACAAAGACTCAGTATACGTTATCTCAAGACATGCCAGAACTTAAGAAGGCCAAAGCCAATGCTGAACTCGTCAGTGAT ATCAAATATAAAGAGGACTGGGAGAAAAACAAATCCAAAGCATGTGAAATTGGCCTGGACACACTGACTCTCAAAGCTGCCAAAGCCTCTCGAGATCTGGCTAGTGAT ATTAAATATAAGGAGTCCTATACAAAGAATAAGGACAAAGCCATTGGAATGGATGTGAGTGACTCCAAAACACTGCACTCCCTTCAGGTGGCCAAGCTAAGCAGTGAG gTTGCTTATAAAAAGGATTCTAAGGAAACTCAATCCAAGTGCCACCTGCCTCAGGACATGGTGAATCTGAGTCATGCTAAGAAGGCTCAAGCTCTGGCCAGTGATCTGGAATATAGGAAGAAGTTACATGATTATACTCTCCTGTCTGATGACATGAAAGTGCAGCAAGCTAAAAAAGCCTACAAACTGCAGAGTGAC AACCAGTACAGATCAGACCTGAACTGGATGAAAGGAGTTGGATGGGAGGCCGATGGATGCCTAGATGTAGAACAGGCCAAGAAAGCAGGAGAACTCTTCAGTGAG AAAAAGTATCGCCAGAAGGTGGATATGGTGAAGTTCACACAAGTGGCAGATACTCCTTCCATCATGCATGCCAAGAAGAGCCAGGAGCTGCAGAGTGGG TTGGCATACAAGGCAGGCACAGAACAGACAATGCACCAGTACACTATAAGCAAAGATGAGCCTCTCTTCAAGCAAGCCAAAGCTAACGCAGAGCTTCTCAGTGAG AAAACATATAAGAGTAGTTGGGATGAACAGAGGGAGAAGGGCTTTGAGCTAGGCTTGGACACACTTTCGATTCTCTCTGCCAAAGCAACAAGAGATCTCGCCAGTGAT GTGAAGTACAAGCAAAAATATGAAATGACAAAAGGGAAGATGATTGGCGTGAAGACTGTGGCAGACGATTCTCAAATGGCCCACTCGACCCATGCTACCAAACTCCACAGTGACCTCAACTACAAGAAACAGTATGAGGACACCAAGACCAAACACAGCGCCTCACTCGATATGTTGACCCTCACCCATGCCAAGAAAGCCCAGGAGCTGGCCACAGAGACAAACTACAAAACATTCTTGCACAAGTACACCATCCTGCCCAGTGATATGAAACTGGAATGGGCCAAGAAAGCCTACGGCTTGCAGAGTGAT AAAAAGTATCGCTCTGACCTGAACTGGATGAAAGGAGTGGGCTGGGAGACTACTGGATCCCTTGACATACGACAGGCTAGAAAAGCCACAGATTTAGCCAGCGAG AAAAAATACAGACAGGATGTGAGTGCTCTGAAGTTCACCAGCGTGGAGGATACCCCAGAAATGGTCCAGGCCAAAATCAGCAGCAAACTGGTTCTTGAT AGATTGTACAGAGAGAAAGGAGAGAATGAAATGCACAAGTATACAATGATTGGAGATATTCCAGAGCATGTGCAAGCTAAGCTCAACGCCATCAACCTCAGTGAG TCACATTATAAAGAGTCCTGGAAGAAGATCAGAGATGGTGGCTACAAGTTGCGCTTGGATGCTATTCCTTTCCAAGCAGCCAAATCTTCAGCTGAAATCCTCAGTGAT CAAAAGTACAAAGCGCAGTTTGAAAAGACAAAAGGGAAGATGATTGGGCTAAAGGGACTTCAGGATGACATAAACATGGCTCACTCTGTGCATGCCTCTAGCATTCAGAGTGAT ctcAAATACAAAAAGGGCTCTTCTGAGGTTCATTCTCAGTTCCATCTACCAATGGATATGTTGGATGTGATCCATGCTAAGAAGGCTCAGTCTCTGGTTAGCGATCAGGACTACAGACATACATTGCACAAGTACACAACACTGCCTGATGACCTCAAAGTGCAGGCTGCAAAGAGAGCTTATGAACTGCAGAGTGAG AAAATCTATCGCTCTGATTTGAATTACCTTCGTGGTGCGGCCTGGATCGCTACTGGTGCTCTACAGATTGAAGGATCCAGAAGGGCTACAGATCTAATTAGTGAG AAAAAGTATCGGCAGCAGCCATACTCATTTAAACACACATCTGTCACGGATTCTCCAGATATGGTTCATGCCAAGACCAGTAACAAGATCACTAATGAG cgcTTATATAAAGAAAAGGGGGAGAACTTCAGGCACAACTACACCATTACTGCAGAGAGACCTGAAATCACCCAGGCCAAGATTAACGCTGCTAACTTCAGTGAT GTTAAGTACAAGGAATCATGGAATGTGCTTCGAGCTCAGGGTTATAAACTCACCATGAAGGATATCCCCTTCCAAGCTGCCAAAGCATCCACCAGCATTGCTAGTGAT GTCCAGTACAAGCACAGCCATGCATTAGAGAAGGGCAAGCACATTGGAGTCCGCAGCATTTTGGAGGACTCTCATCTAATGCACTGCCTGGAGATGGGCCGTCTGCAGAGCGACCAGCATTATCGTAAAGACGCCATGTGCACCAGTGGCCAGTATCAGCTGCCTTTAGACATGGTGAACCTGGTTCATGCCAAGAAAGCCCAGGCCTTAGCCAGCGATCAGGATTACAAGACTCAAATTCATTCTTACACAGTCCTGCCTGACGATATAAAGGTGCAGTGGGCCAAAAAGGCATATGAGCTGCAGAGCCAG AATGTATACAAATCAGATCTGAACTTCATGAAAGGAGTGGCCTGGGATTCAGTCGGCGCACCTCAGCTAGAGTCTGCAAAGAAAGCTGGAGAGCTCATAAGTGAT AAGAAGTACCGTCAAAATCCAGACAGTCTGAAGTTCACTCAGGTTGCTGATTCACCTGATATCATCCATGCAAAGAACAGCTACATGCAATGTAGTGAG AGGATGTATAAGTCTGGGGACTCTGACTCCATGCACAAATACACATTGCATGCCGATCATCCTGACTTCATCAGAGCAAGGATCAACGCTCAGCAAATTAGCGAT AAAGTGTATAAAACATCAGGTGAGCAGGTGAAGTCTGCAGGTTATGACCTCAGGTTAGATGCCATTCCCTTCCAGACAGCCAAGGCCTCCAGAGAAATTGCAAGTGAT ttCCGCTATAAGGAGGCATTTGTCAAAGACAAGGGCCATCAGGTGGGCCTCCTCAGTGTTGAGGACGACCCCAAGATGAGACACTCGCTGGCTGTAGGGAAGCTCCAGAGCAACAATGAGTACAAGAAGCAGTTCAAGGAGACGCGCTCTCAGTTTAAGATCAATGCTGACCTGCCTGAGTTCCAGCACGCTAAGAAGAGCCAAGCTCAGCTAAGCAACATCAACTACCGCCAGCAACTTCATGACTACACCTGCGATCCTAACCAGCTCAATGTCAAACATGCTAAACAAGCCTACCAGCTGCAGAGCGAC GTGAACTACAAATCAGATCTGAACTGGATTAAAGGTGTGGGCTGGACCCCACCAGGCTCTCTGAAGGTAGAAATGGCCCGCCGAGCTGCAGAACTGGGCCTTGCCGAAGGAGTAACAACTGACGAGGCTATTGCGCAGTATCAGCAGCTTATG ATGCTCCAGAGACAGCAGgagttccaggatcaacatgactccACCACAGAGCAGACGGAGACCACAATGGAGACCCAACAGCCGGGAGTCAATCCTGATGCTATGGAGATCCTCCATGTCAAAAGAAAGAAGACTATTCATACCACATTCAAGCAGGCCAAGACCACAAAATCCATCACGTCACAGTCTGTTGCTTCCCATTCAACCACAAGTCAGTCTATCACCAACCAGTCCACCAAGAAACAGTCCATCATGAGCCAGTCTCATGCTGGTGAATCCGCCGCAAGACACATGAGCGAAAACCGGGCCATCACAGAGCAGGCAGATGCGAAGGCAGGAACTATGTAA
- the nrap gene encoding nebulin-related-anchoring protein isoform X1 — MNVQKCARCGFVVYPAEKVNLIGQNWHKACFHCEVCKMVLTANNYVSHQKRPYCQVHNPKNNTFTSVYETPVNINAKKQSEAVSENKYKEEGERFMSTFHYDMRSKEIEQARKASQLASQQQGYQTEFVGQQSFYSGSVTSQEIVRVSQTQKTISDVEYKRGHETRMLQFTSVADSPEVLHAKTGVSLASDVKYTEEYEQSKGKGSFPAMITPGYEMAKKANTLASNLEYKKGHEERVSKYTTVTDTPDVLLAKTQGKIVSDHVYTEGYEQQRGKGSFPAHFTPGYQVAKKAGDMASKVKYQQKYEQEIKGKASTEAGAAEFALAKENAEHFSQHAYTEEYEQQRGKGSFPAMITPGYQMAKKAHDIASDLKYKKDFNKMKGSSAYHTLTTEDNLALKSARKINKLMSEVEYKKDLETTKGHSINYCETPQFKNVSKIAKYTSDNKYKENYTNHMKGHYEGGGIDKKTMHAMNVRKLASDISYKSEYEQEKNVQGEYNYPANITPSYQSQKKLEPLKDKNYRQHIDKLKFSQVTDTPEIVQARINAHQLSDLNYKANYEKTKTQYTLSQDMPELKKAKANAELVSDIKYKEDWEKNKSKACEIGLDTLTLKAAKASRDLASDIKYKESYTKNKDKAIGMDVSDSKTLHSLQVAKLSSEVAYKKDSKETQSKCHLPQDMVNLSHAKKAQALASDLEYRKKLHDYTLLSDDMKVQQAKKAYKLQSDNQYRSDLNWMKGVGWEADGCLDVEQAKKAGELFSEKKYRQKVDMVKFTQVADTPSIMHAKKSQELQSGLAYKAGTEQTMHQYTISKDEPLFKQAKANAELLSEKTYKSSWDEQREKGFELGLDTLSILSAKATRDLASDVKYKQKYEMTKGKMIGVKTVADDSQMAHSTHATKLHSDLNYKKQYEDTKTKHSASLDMLTLTHAKKAQELATETNYKTFLHKYTILPSDMKLEWAKKAYGLQSDKKYRSDLNWMKGVGWETTGSLDIRQARKATDLASEKKYRQDVSALKFTSVEDTPEMVQAKISSKLVLDRLYREKGENEMHKYTMIGDIPEHVQAKLNAINLSESHYKESWKKIRDGGYKLRLDAIPFQAAKSSAEILSDQKYKAQFEKTKGKMIGLKGLQDDINMAHSVHASSIQSDLKYKKGSSEVHSQFHLPMDMLDVIHAKKAQSLVSDQDYRHTLHKYTTLPDDLKVQAAKRAYELQSEKIYRSDLNYLRGAAWIATGALQIEGSRRATDLISEKKYRQQPYSFKHTSVTDSPDMVHAKTSNKITNERLYKEKGENFRHNYTITAERPEITQAKINAANFSDVKYKESWNVLRAQGYKLTMKDIPFQAAKASTSIASDVQYKHSHALEKGKHIGVRSILEDSHLMHCLEMGRLQSDQHYRKDAMCTSGQYQLPLDMVNLVHAKKAQALASDQDYKTQIHSYTVLPDDIKVQWAKKAYELQSQNVYKSDLNFMKGVAWDSVGAPQLESAKKAGELISDKKYRQNPDSLKFTQVADSPDIIHAKNSYMQCSERMYKSGDSDSMHKYTLHADHPDFIRARINAQQISDKVYKTSGEQVKSAGYDLRLDAIPFQTAKASREIASDFRYKEAFVKDKGHQVGLLSVEDDPKMRHSLAVGKLQSNNEYKKQFKETRSQFKINADLPEFQHAKKSQAQLSNINYRQQLHDYTCDPNQLNVKHAKQAYQLQSDVNYKSDLNWIKGVGWTPPGSLKVEMARRAAELGLAEGVTTDEAIAQYQQLMMLQRQQEFQDQHDSTTEQTETTMETQQPGVNPDAMEILHVKRKKTIHTTFKQAKTTKSITSQSVASHSTTSQSITNQSTKKQSIMSQSHAGESAARHMSENRAITEQADAKAGTM, encoded by the exons ATGAATGTTCAGAAGTGCGCCAGGTGTGGGTTTGTGGTATACCCAGCAGAGAAGGTCAATCTTATTGGTCAG AACTGGCACAAAGCATGTTTTCACTGCGAGGTTTGTAAGATGGTTCTGACTGCCAATAATTATGTGAGCCATCAGAAAAGACCATACTGCCAAGT GCATAACCCAAAGAACAACACTTTTACAAGTGTTTATGAGACACCAGTCAACATCAATGCAAAGAAGCAATCAGAGGCGGTCAGTGAG AATAAGTATAAGGAAGAAGGGGAGCGTTTTATGTCCACGTTCCACTATGATATGAGATCCAAAGAAATCGAGCAAGCTCGTAAGGCCAGCCAGCTTGCCAGTCAG CAGCAAGGTTACCAAACTGAATTTGTGGGCCAGCAGTCATTTTACTCAGGCAGTGTGACGAGCCAGGAGATTGTACGTGTGTCCCAAACACAGAAGACCATTAGTGAC GTGGAATATAAACGAGGCCATGAAACGCGCATGTTGCAGTTTACTTCTGTTGCAGACTCACCTGAGGTGTTGCATGCCAAGACTGGAGTCTCATTGGCCAGTGAT GTGAAATACACAGAAGAATATGAGCAGTCTAAAGGAAAAGGCAGTTTCCCAGCCATGATCACCCCAGGATATGAAATGGCAAAAAAAGCCAATACACTGGCTAGCAAT TTGGAGTACAAGAAAGGCCATGAAGAACGAGTATCAAAATACACGACTGTGACAGATACTCCTGACGTACTTCTAGCTAAAACTCAAGGGAAGATCGTCAGTGAT CATGTCTACACTGAGGGCTATGAACAGCAGAGGGGCAAAGGCAGTTTCCCTGCCCACTTCACTCCAGGATACCAGGTGGCCAAAAAAGCAGGAGACATGGCCAGCAAA GTAAAATATCAACAGAAATACGAGCAGGAGATTAAAGGCAAGGCCAGCACTGAAGCAGGAGCTGCTGAATTTGCTTTGGCCAAAGAAAACGCAGAGCACTTCAGCCAG CATGCCTATACTGAAGAATATGAACAGCAGAGAGGCAAAGGGAGCTTTCCTGCTATGATTACCCCTGGATACCAGATGGCCAAGAAAGCACATGACATCGCCAGTGAT CTGAAATACAAGAAGGATTTCAACAAGATGAAGGGATCTTCTGCATACCACACTCTAACCACCGAAGACAACCTGGCTCTGAAGAGCGCACGCAAAATCAACAAGCTTATGAGCGAG GTTGAATACAAGAAGGACCTTGAAACCACCAAAGGCCACAGCATCAACTACTGCGAGACGCCACAGTTCAAGAATGTGTCAAAGATCGCCAAGTATACTAGTGAT AATAAATATAAAGAGAATTACACCAATCACATGAAGGGTCACTATGAAGGGGGCGGCATCGACAAGAAGACCATGCATGCCATGAATGTCAGAAAGCTTGCCAGTGAT ATTTCCTACAAATCAGAATATGAACAAGAGAAGAATGTGCAGGGTGAGTACAACTATCCCGCCAACATCACCCCGTCCTATCAGTCACAGAAAAAACTGGAGCCGCTCAAAGAT AAAAACTACAGGCAGCATATCGACAAGCTGAAGTTCAGCCAGGTTACAGACACTCCAGAAATTGTGCAAGCCAGAATCAATGCCCATCAGCTCAGCGAC CTGAACTACAAAGCCAACTATGAGAAGACAAAGACTCAGTATACGTTATCTCAAGACATGCCAGAACTTAAGAAGGCCAAAGCCAATGCTGAACTCGTCAGTGAT ATCAAATATAAAGAGGACTGGGAGAAAAACAAATCCAAAGCATGTGAAATTGGCCTGGACACACTGACTCTCAAAGCTGCCAAAGCCTCTCGAGATCTGGCTAGTGAT ATTAAATATAAGGAGTCCTATACAAAGAATAAGGACAAAGCCATTGGAATGGATGTGAGTGACTCCAAAACACTGCACTCCCTTCAGGTGGCCAAGCTAAGCAGTGAG gTTGCTTATAAAAAGGATTCTAAGGAAACTCAATCCAAGTGCCACCTGCCTCAGGACATGGTGAATCTGAGTCATGCTAAGAAGGCTCAAGCTCTGGCCAGTGATCTGGAATATAGGAAGAAGTTACATGATTATACTCTCCTGTCTGATGACATGAAAGTGCAGCAAGCTAAAAAAGCCTACAAACTGCAGAGTGAC AACCAGTACAGATCAGACCTGAACTGGATGAAAGGAGTTGGATGGGAGGCCGATGGATGCCTAGATGTAGAACAGGCCAAGAAAGCAGGAGAACTCTTCAGTGAG AAAAAGTATCGCCAGAAGGTGGATATGGTGAAGTTCACACAAGTGGCAGATACTCCTTCCATCATGCATGCCAAGAAGAGCCAGGAGCTGCAGAGTGGG TTGGCATACAAGGCAGGCACAGAACAGACAATGCACCAGTACACTATAAGCAAAGATGAGCCTCTCTTCAAGCAAGCCAAAGCTAACGCAGAGCTTCTCAGTGAG AAAACATATAAGAGTAGTTGGGATGAACAGAGGGAGAAGGGCTTTGAGCTAGGCTTGGACACACTTTCGATTCTCTCTGCCAAAGCAACAAGAGATCTCGCCAGTGAT GTGAAGTACAAGCAAAAATATGAAATGACAAAAGGGAAGATGATTGGCGTGAAGACTGTGGCAGACGATTCTCAAATGGCCCACTCGACCCATGCTACCAAACTCCACAGTGACCTCAACTACAAGAAACAGTATGAGGACACCAAGACCAAACACAGCGCCTCACTCGATATGTTGACCCTCACCCATGCCAAGAAAGCCCAGGAGCTGGCCACAGAGACAAACTACAAAACATTCTTGCACAAGTACACCATCCTGCCCAGTGATATGAAACTGGAATGGGCCAAGAAAGCCTACGGCTTGCAGAGTGAT AAAAAGTATCGCTCTGACCTGAACTGGATGAAAGGAGTGGGCTGGGAGACTACTGGATCCCTTGACATACGACAGGCTAGAAAAGCCACAGATTTAGCCAGCGAG AAAAAATACAGACAGGATGTGAGTGCTCTGAAGTTCACCAGCGTGGAGGATACCCCAGAAATGGTCCAGGCCAAAATCAGCAGCAAACTGGTTCTTGAT AGATTGTACAGAGAGAAAGGAGAGAATGAAATGCACAAGTATACAATGATTGGAGATATTCCAGAGCATGTGCAAGCTAAGCTCAACGCCATCAACCTCAGTGAG TCACATTATAAAGAGTCCTGGAAGAAGATCAGAGATGGTGGCTACAAGTTGCGCTTGGATGCTATTCCTTTCCAAGCAGCCAAATCTTCAGCTGAAATCCTCAGTGAT CAAAAGTACAAAGCGCAGTTTGAAAAGACAAAAGGGAAGATGATTGGGCTAAAGGGACTTCAGGATGACATAAACATGGCTCACTCTGTGCATGCCTCTAGCATTCAGAGTGAT ctcAAATACAAAAAGGGCTCTTCTGAGGTTCATTCTCAGTTCCATCTACCAATGGATATGTTGGATGTGATCCATGCTAAGAAGGCTCAGTCTCTGGTTAGCGATCAGGACTACAGACATACATTGCACAAGTACACAACACTGCCTGATGACCTCAAAGTGCAGGCTGCAAAGAGAGCTTATGAACTGCAGAGTGAG AAAATCTATCGCTCTGATTTGAATTACCTTCGTGGTGCGGCCTGGATCGCTACTGGTGCTCTACAGATTGAAGGATCCAGAAGGGCTACAGATCTAATTAGTGAG AAAAAGTATCGGCAGCAGCCATACTCATTTAAACACACATCTGTCACGGATTCTCCAGATATGGTTCATGCCAAGACCAGTAACAAGATCACTAATGAG cgcTTATATAAAGAAAAGGGGGAGAACTTCAGGCACAACTACACCATTACTGCAGAGAGACCTGAAATCACCCAGGCCAAGATTAACGCTGCTAACTTCAGTGAT GTTAAGTACAAGGAATCATGGAATGTGCTTCGAGCTCAGGGTTATAAACTCACCATGAAGGATATCCCCTTCCAAGCTGCCAAAGCATCCACCAGCATTGCTAGTGAT GTCCAGTACAAGCACAGCCATGCATTAGAGAAGGGCAAGCACATTGGAGTCCGCAGCATTTTGGAGGACTCTCATCTAATGCACTGCCTGGAGATGGGCCGTCTGCAGAGCGACCAGCATTATCGTAAAGACGCCATGTGCACCAGTGGCCAGTATCAGCTGCCTTTAGACATGGTGAACCTGGTTCATGCCAAGAAAGCCCAGGCCTTAGCCAGCGATCAGGATTACAAGACTCAAATTCATTCTTACACAGTCCTGCCTGACGATATAAAGGTGCAGTGGGCCAAAAAGGCATATGAGCTGCAGAGCCAG AATGTATACAAATCAGATCTGAACTTCATGAAAGGAGTGGCCTGGGATTCAGTCGGCGCACCTCAGCTAGAGTCTGCAAAGAAAGCTGGAGAGCTCATAAGTGAT AAGAAGTACCGTCAAAATCCAGACAGTCTGAAGTTCACTCAGGTTGCTGATTCACCTGATATCATCCATGCAAAGAACAGCTACATGCAATGTAGTGAG AGGATGTATAAGTCTGGGGACTCTGACTCCATGCACAAATACACATTGCATGCCGATCATCCTGACTTCATCAGAGCAAGGATCAACGCTCAGCAAATTAGCGAT AAAGTGTATAAAACATCAGGTGAGCAGGTGAAGTCTGCAGGTTATGACCTCAGGTTAGATGCCATTCCCTTCCAGACAGCCAAGGCCTCCAGAGAAATTGCAAGTGAT ttCCGCTATAAGGAGGCATTTGTCAAAGACAAGGGCCATCAGGTGGGCCTCCTCAGTGTTGAGGACGACCCCAAGATGAGACACTCGCTGGCTGTAGGGAAGCTCCAGAGCAACAATGAGTACAAGAAGCAGTTCAAGGAGACGCGCTCTCAGTTTAAGATCAATGCTGACCTGCCTGAGTTCCAGCACGCTAAGAAGAGCCAAGCTCAGCTAAGCAACATCAACTACCGCCAGCAACTTCATGACTACACCTGCGATCCTAACCAGCTCAATGTCAAACATGCTAAACAAGCCTACCAGCTGCAGAGCGAC GTGAACTACAAATCAGATCTGAACTGGATTAAAGGTGTGGGCTGGACCCCACCAGGCTCTCTGAAGGTAGAAATGGCCCGCCGAGCTGCAGAACTGGGCCTTGCCGAAGGAGTAACAACTGACGAGGCTATTGCGCAGTATCAGCAGCTTATG ATGCTCCAGAGACAGCAGgagttccaggatcaacatgactccACCACAGAGCAGACGGAGACCACAATGGAGACCCAACAGCCGGGAGTCAATCCTGATGCTATGGAGATCCTCCATGTCAAAAGAAAGAAGACTATTCATACCACATTCAAGCAGGCCAAGACCACAAAATCCATCACGTCACAGTCTGTTGCTTCCCATTCAACCACAAGTCAGTCTATCACCAACCAGTCCACCAAGAAACAGTCCATCATGAGCCAGTCTCATGCTGGTGAATCCGCCGCAAGACACATGAGCGAAAACCGGGCCATCACAGAGCAGGCAGATGCGAAGGCAGGAACTATGTAA